One stretch of Arachis hypogaea cultivar Tifrunner chromosome 20, arahy.Tifrunner.gnm2.J5K5, whole genome shotgun sequence DNA includes these proteins:
- the LOC112784338 gene encoding uncharacterized protein → MEELRKLEKVQRMVQFMESRALLVTHSSSNDHGRRFLANLMLFLLQPCGGGDLSINDKCSLLSDLMPRLSSEVLEEASVWISEDLVAMQENDGFQQNHVENAFHGCNQLEYNLLQSYNENKAMVSLDSMEKANSTLEDFCRSYFMFHELDVTKPQTVFKYLPILSFTESYIYQLDKMNEKLLSTPTNGKSVHGGKDEKTTEVLASYFSNDPVQPLVTLLKHKGLLTDRIREELTLGEEYWALERKLCYALVNEKEILIEDVMKAIHLKSFDYRVLNLLLYQLRGAEVEELHMEFLSVSEFLVEVSDDLYDYEDDVLENNFNILRMFVRIYGASTAPAMLAKCIGEAEDKYESLLNSLDPQLSQSYKKRCAEATKEGGKVSEHPLGTWVIPTVIPDEELYRSKLKSDTS, encoded by the exons AAGCTTGAGAAAGTGCAGAGGATGGTCCAATTCATGGAATCACGTGCCCTCCTCGTGACTCATTCATCCTCCAACGATCATGGCCGCCGCTTCCTCGCTAATCTCATGCTCTTCTTG TTACAACCCTGCGGAGGCGGAGACCTTTCCATCAACGACAAGTGCTCATTGCTCTCTGACCTTATGCCTCGA CTCTCCTCTGAAGTTCTGGAAGAAGCGTCTGTTTGGATAAGTGAAGACCTCGTCGCCATGCAAGAAAACGATG GTTTTCAACAAAATCATGTTGAAAATGCCTTCCATGGTTGCAATCAATTGGAGTATAATTTATTGCAAAGTTATAATGAAAACAAGGCCATGGTCAGTCTGGATTCCATGGAAAAAGCAAACTCCACCCTTGAGGATTTT TGCAgatcttattttatgtttcatgAATTGGATGTAACAAAGCCACAAACAGTCTTCAAATACTTGCCTATTCTTTCATTCACAGAAAGTTATATCTATCAG CTTGATAAAATGAATGAGAAACTGCTGTCTACACCAACCAATGGAAAGTCTGTACATGGAGGAAAAGATGAG AAAACAACCGAAGTGTTGGCTTCCTACTTTTCAAATGATCCTGTTCAACCACTGGTGACACTTCTCAAACATAAAGGTCTTTTGACAGACAG GATAAGAGAAGAACTTACACTTGGAGAAGAGTATTGGGCTCTTGAAAGAAAACTTTGTTACGCGCTTGTAAACGAAAAAGAG ATTCTTATTGAAGATGTCATGAAGGCTATTCATTTGAAGTCTTTTGATTATCGAGTGTTGAATCTTCTCCTATATCAACTGCGAGGAGCTGAG GTTGAGGAGTTGCATATGGAGTTTCTTTCAGTTTCAGAGTTCTTGGTGGAAGTTTCTGATGATCT GTATGACTATGAG GATGATGTTTTAGAGAATAATTTCAACATTTTGCGGATGTTTGTCAGAATATATGGAGCTTCAACTGCTCCAGCTATGTTG GCTAAGTGCATTGGCGAGGCTGAAGACAAGTATGAAAGTTTGCTGAATTCACTGGATCCACAACTGTCTCAGAGTTACAAGAAAAGATGTGCAGAAGCCACTAAAGAAG